One Phoenix dactylifera cultivar Barhee BC4 chromosome 14, palm_55x_up_171113_PBpolish2nd_filt_p, whole genome shotgun sequence DNA window includes the following coding sequences:
- the LOC103702925 gene encoding transcription factor bHLH129-like isoform X1 yields MERSPPNGSKGMAMFPAAGPPAGLARYVSAPGSLLSSIADTVVAGGGGGGEFQMGRFFSGESSCLTSESTCKAGAGAASPDLDPCLSKDGGGGGIGSGMPRSYGVGKISVGALAPPFPAAPAADGSSRGGGSPLIRHSSSPAGFLSHLMVDNGFSVTRDTGSYSQPGTDGVYAMPSTRFKSQMNFSRQGTLSQISEISVPDVGESVGGSNNSTGTAGNVGQSYISSNFSIGSWDDTNSIVFSAPPSKRAKDNNGDIITSLSSIESQFSLPTTSLEIATVEKFLQIQQDQVPFKIRAKRGCATHPRSIAERERRTRISEKLRKLQELVPNMDKQTNTADMLDLAVQHINSLQSQVEILTQERENCICASKQENN; encoded by the exons ATGGAGCGGTCGCCGCCGAACGGGAGCAAGGGGATGGCGATGTTTCCGGCGGCCGGGCCGCCTGCGGGGCTGGCGAGGTACGTGTCGGCACCGGGATCGCTCCTCAGCAGCATCGCCGACACCGTCGTcgccggcggcggaggaggaggagagttcCAGATGGGGAGGTTCTTCTCCGGCGAGTCGTCGTGCCTGACGTCGGAGTCTACCTGCAAGGCCGGCGCGGGCGCCGCATCGCCGGATCTCGATCCCTGCCTAAGCAAAGACGGCGGCGGGGGCGGAATTGGGTCCGGTATGCCGCGGTCCTACGGCGTGGGAAAGATCTCTGTCGGCGCTCTCGCTCCACCGTTTCCGGCGGCGCCGGCGGCGGATGGGAGTTCGAGGGGCGGCGGGAGTCCGTTGATTCGTCACAGCAGCTCGCCCGCCGGATTCTTATCTCATCTCATGGTCGATAACG GTTTTTCAGTTACAAGGGACACTGGAAGCTATTCTCAACCAGGAACGGATGGTGTCTATGCGATGCCAAGCACAAGATTTAAATCCCAGATGAACTTCTCTAGACAAGGAACATTGTCTCAAATATCTGAGATAAGTGTCCCAGATGTGGGAGAGAGTGTTGGTGGCAGTAACAACTCCACTGGGACGGCTGGGAATGTTGGGCAGTCATACATTTCAAGCAATTTTTCGATAGGCTCATGGGATGATACAAATTCGATTGTGTTCTCTGCACCTCCAAGCAAGCGGGCAAAAGATAACAATGGGGACATAATAACCAGTCTTAGCAGCATTGAGTCTCAG TTTAGTTTGCCAACAACGTCCCTAGAGATTGCTACAGTAGAGAAGTTCCTCCAGATCCAACAAGACCAGGTTCCATTCAAAATCCGAGCTAAGCGTGGATGTGCAACACACCCACGGAGCATTGCCGAAAGG GAGAGAAGAACAAGaatcagtgagaagttgagaaAGCTGCAAGAACTTGTGCCTAACATGGACAAG caAACAAACACGGCAGACATGTTAGACTTGGCAGTTCAGCACATCAACTCCCTGCAGAGCCAAGTTGAG ATTCTTACCCAAGAACGTGAAAACTGCATATGTGCAAGCAAGCAAGAGAACAATTAA
- the LOC103702925 gene encoding transcription factor bHLH128-like isoform X2 — protein sequence MERSPPNGSKGMAMFPAAGPPAGLARYVSAPGSLLSSIADTVVAGGGGGGEFQMGRFFSGESSCLTSESTCKAGAGAASPDLDPCLSKDGGGGGIGSGMPRSYGVGKISVGALAPPFPAAPAADGSSRGGGSPLIRHSSSPAGFLSHLMVDNVTRDTGSYSQPGTDGVYAMPSTRFKSQMNFSRQGTLSQISEISVPDVGESVGGSNNSTGTAGNVGQSYISSNFSIGSWDDTNSIVFSAPPSKRAKDNNGDIITSLSSIESQFSLPTTSLEIATVEKFLQIQQDQVPFKIRAKRGCATHPRSIAERERRTRISEKLRKLQELVPNMDKQTNTADMLDLAVQHINSLQSQVEILTQERENCICASKQENN from the exons ATGGAGCGGTCGCCGCCGAACGGGAGCAAGGGGATGGCGATGTTTCCGGCGGCCGGGCCGCCTGCGGGGCTGGCGAGGTACGTGTCGGCACCGGGATCGCTCCTCAGCAGCATCGCCGACACCGTCGTcgccggcggcggaggaggaggagagttcCAGATGGGGAGGTTCTTCTCCGGCGAGTCGTCGTGCCTGACGTCGGAGTCTACCTGCAAGGCCGGCGCGGGCGCCGCATCGCCGGATCTCGATCCCTGCCTAAGCAAAGACGGCGGCGGGGGCGGAATTGGGTCCGGTATGCCGCGGTCCTACGGCGTGGGAAAGATCTCTGTCGGCGCTCTCGCTCCACCGTTTCCGGCGGCGCCGGCGGCGGATGGGAGTTCGAGGGGCGGCGGGAGTCCGTTGATTCGTCACAGCAGCTCGCCCGCCGGATTCTTATCTCATCTCATGGTCGATAACG TTACAAGGGACACTGGAAGCTATTCTCAACCAGGAACGGATGGTGTCTATGCGATGCCAAGCACAAGATTTAAATCCCAGATGAACTTCTCTAGACAAGGAACATTGTCTCAAATATCTGAGATAAGTGTCCCAGATGTGGGAGAGAGTGTTGGTGGCAGTAACAACTCCACTGGGACGGCTGGGAATGTTGGGCAGTCATACATTTCAAGCAATTTTTCGATAGGCTCATGGGATGATACAAATTCGATTGTGTTCTCTGCACCTCCAAGCAAGCGGGCAAAAGATAACAATGGGGACATAATAACCAGTCTTAGCAGCATTGAGTCTCAG TTTAGTTTGCCAACAACGTCCCTAGAGATTGCTACAGTAGAGAAGTTCCTCCAGATCCAACAAGACCAGGTTCCATTCAAAATCCGAGCTAAGCGTGGATGTGCAACACACCCACGGAGCATTGCCGAAAGG GAGAGAAGAACAAGaatcagtgagaagttgagaaAGCTGCAAGAACTTGTGCCTAACATGGACAAG caAACAAACACGGCAGACATGTTAGACTTGGCAGTTCAGCACATCAACTCCCTGCAGAGCCAAGTTGAG ATTCTTACCCAAGAACGTGAAAACTGCATATGTGCAAGCAAGCAAGAGAACAATTAA